The window ATCTTAATAGAAAGTcccaataagggagaatactataccttataagactaggataatatgaataaattcaggaatacaaacatctctttatgtctcgttatcaaacacatgtaggtgcgagatcatgccaaaatgaaagaaaggtttagccttaacataccttatcacaatctttccaattaccaagttgaactcacctcttcgcaccttaactacaacaacgataataatactatcattaagttacgaaaggtacaactatcgcacaacgaatgacaagcttattttgtattaaaacgggcagcatctctccaataataaaaacatatatacattattttccaatgttatatacaccacaaagtactacaaaacagcccaacacaccccaatctcttcatacacaaaacgaccattgTAGTAGTGTCAATCAACctgaaaatgttacgacgaacgactagcctaccaccctgcatttatgtggtgtttatccacaccctTACTACtcaaaaactccacaaaatagtaataaaacatgcagcccaacagcaacacaaaatagcccacaaaatagtccgctacaagtgaataactcgaactcacggcttccgatcaccgtcccgtgagttcttacaaatatagaacgacttaccatgcatTTACAGCAGAAACAATTGgatgaaatagagcagtaaacttacattattttttggataaatcagctcctatcttggctcttcaaactctaggttttacctccaattaggacttgaaaaggagagaaaatcaattagggtttgtggacaATTTGTGAGAGGAGTTTTGTAGagtttatgtctggttattatgccctattatcagtctaatatatgaaggaaataggcctttaaaaggcctctttggacgacccgaaccgGCCCATTTTTGGGCGACCCGAACCAGCCCATTTTTGggcgacccgaactggcccatttttggactctcatttaagcaagtaggtgacacatgtacttgtcacctagcagtctgcgcaatctcgcaaaaatgcccatatctctctactccaatatcgtattgataaacggtttaatgcgttagaaaatagactcatagatattcaattgatgggtggaacaccccataactctaagtatatttggagaaaatcacagttatatttgacctaaagtttcagtaaaacttatgaacgtaacttatgATGACTTTcatcaacttttgttccacaactcgcttgacttcaaaacataatacacgactAACATAACGCATAGCataatgttataacattcccaacttgtcaactttcgacgaaacattattttcatcaacttctttagcttctgaaccttccaaccttctttgtacttgttgttaatgATCTTGAATATTTGTAGCCTCCGAGGTAACacaattaacttactttatatatttttaaagatgATCTcaatttttggtcctacattagtttgctcacgacgcacttttacgtacgaaaatatagggtgtaacatcattccccccttgggaacattcatcgtcgaatgtttactcttagagactttggaattGTTTTTCCAGAGTCTCCTCCATAAACTAGACTAAAACTAACCTACATGcaaccagaaaacatactatgcatgccacacatggccaatgtctataaatagcaacactttgcctcaaactgccgtaaatcataaatactgaaagtcaagaaataagagcttacctgatgacctactagctTGAATAGAGCTGtattgtagcatcccatctcgagctaTATCTTCAGTtggaaataggtgggggtatttagacttcttTTCTTTctccgcttcccacgtcatctcttccacattcttacttttccataaaaccttcacagaggctacctccttatttcgtagcttgcagaTTTgccggtctaggatggcaactggaatttcctcgtatgacaagtcctccataatctgtacatcatccatggacaccactcgggtaggatcgccaatgcactttcgtaacttagatacgtgaaaaactagATGGACatactccaattctgagggcaattctaactcacaagctacttggcccactttctgaatgatcttataaggcccaatataccgtgggctaagcttgacTTTCTTGTCAAATCTCATCATGCCCTTtttaggtgatacctttaagaatacccagtcattaacccctAACTCTAATTCTCATCTCCGCATGTCAGAATatgatttctgacgactctgagttgtcaacagtcgctcccggataagctttactttctctacggcctgctgaaccaggtctggaccatgtaacccagattctccaacatcaaaccaccctataggagatctgaacttacgcccatacaaagcctcgtacggagctatctagatactggagtggtaactattattatatgcaaactcgataacatgtagatgttcatcccaacttcttttaaaatccaacacacatgctcgtaacatatcctcgagcgtctgaattgtgcgctcggcttgtccatcagtctgtggatgaaaagttgtgttgagattcacctgagtccctagacctctctgaaatgacctccaaaaatatgcTATAAACTGGGCctcacggtcagatataatagatattggtactccgtgtagccgcactatctccttaatatataactttctaTAATCATCttctgtatatgtagatctgaccggtaggaaatgagttgatttcatgagcctatcgactatcacccatatagaatcgaacttacaatgagaacgaggtaaacccgtgacaaagtccatgtttatcgcctcccatttccacgtcgggatCTCTACAGTCTgtattagccct is drawn from Nicotiana tomentosiformis chromosome 12, ASM39032v3, whole genome shotgun sequence and contains these coding sequences:
- the LOC138902214 gene encoding uncharacterized protein; protein product: MYHDIKDVYWWNGMKKNIAEFVAQCSSYQQVKVENQKPGGLIQTVEIPTWKWEAINMDFVTGLPRSHCKFDSIWVSPKKGMMRFDKKVKLSPRYIGPYKIIQKVGQVACELELPSELEYVHLVFHVSKLRKCIGDPTRVVSMDDVQIMEDLSYEEIPVAILDRQICKLRNKEVASVKVLWKSKNVEEMTWEAEKEKKSKYPHLFPTEDIARDGMLQYSSIQASRSSG